The following proteins come from a genomic window of Pseudochaenichthys georgianus chromosome 17, fPseGeo1.2, whole genome shotgun sequence:
- the ednrba gene encoding endothelin receptor Ba has translation MKTHLLCLEVLLLAGYVLVVSGQLKPKEVAPQDLFAVTQRPELVERDAQGVVRPNITMPRRRLPPMCTGPTEIRDTFKYINTLVSCLVFVVGIIGNSTLLRIIYKNKCMRNGPNILIGSLALGDLLHIIIAIPINVYKLLAEDWPFGVTLCKLVPFVQKASVGITVLSLCALSIDRYRAVASWNRIKGIGVPKWMAIEIALIWIISIILAVPEAIAFDMITMEYKGEHLRICLLHPMQNTNFMRFYKSAKDWWLFSAYFCLPLVCTAIFYTLMTCEMLRKKNGVQIALSDHLKQRREVAKTVFCLVLVFALCWLPLHLSRILKLTIYDEKDPNRCELLSFFLVLDYIGINMASVNSCINPIALYIVSKRFKNCFRSCLCCWCLPAEMLMDEKQSCMKLKVTDRASDQSHSRMTNKSTTA, from the exons ATGAAGACTCATCTCCTCTGCTTGGAGGTGCTCCTCTTGGCGGGTTATGTCCTTGTGGTCAGTGGGCAGTTGAAGCCAAAGGAAGTAGCGCCCCAGGACCTTTTTGCTGTCACCCAAAGACCTGAGCTTGTGGAGAGAGATGCACAAGGTGTGGTGAGACCCAACATTACCATGCCCCGCCGCCGGCTACCTCCTATGTGCACCGGACCCACGGAAATCCGAGACACGTTCAAGTACATCAACACGTTGGTGTCCTGCCTGGTGTTTGTCGTGGGTATTATTGGCAATTCGACTCTGCTGAGAATCATCTATAAGAATAAGTGCATGCGTAATGGGCCGAACATCCTGATCGGCAGCCTGGCACTGGGAGACCTGTTGCACATCATCATCGCAATTCCCATTAATGTTTATAAG CTCTTGGCAGAGGACTGGCCTTTTGGAGTGACTCTGTGCAAGCTGGTGCCGTTTGTCCAGAAAGCCTCAGTGGGGATCACAGTGCTGAGTCTGTGCGCTTTGAGTATTGACAG GTATCGTGCAGTGGCCTCGTGGAACCGCATCAAAGGGATCGGAGTTCCAAAGTGGATGGCTATCGAGATCGCGCTTATCTGGATAATATCCATCATCCTAGCTGTGCCCGAGGCAATAGCCTTCGACATGATCACCATGGAATACAAAGGAGAACACTTGAGGATCTGTTTGCTGCACCCCATGCAGAACACGAATTTCATGAGG TTTTATAAATCAGCGAAGGACTGGTGGCTGTTCAGTGCATATTTCTGTCTGCCGTTGGTCTGCACGGCTATTTTCTACACCTTGATGACCTGTGAGATGCTGAGGAAGAAGAATGGAGTCCAGATTGCTCTCAGTGACCACCTCAAACAG cgaAGGGAGGTGGCTAAGACCGTGTTTTGTCTGGTTCTGGTCTTCGCTCTGTGCTGGCTGCCGCTCCACCTCAGCCGTATCCTGAAGCTAACTATCTACGATGAAAAAGATCCAAACAGATGCGAACTGCTCAG TTTCTTTTTGGTGTTGGACTACATTGGCATCAACATGGCGTCTGTAAACTCCTGCATCAACCCAATCGCCCTCTACATTGTCAGCAAGCGCTTCAAGAACTGCTTCAGG TCATGCCTGTGCTGCTGGTGCCTACCAGCTGAGATGTTGATGGATGAGAAGCAGTCGTGCATGAAGCTGAAAGTCACCGATCGAGCCTCCGACCAGAGCCACTCCCGCATGACCAACAAGTCCACTACGGCCTGA